TCCCCGGCCCACTCCCTCCTCAGGGACAGCTGCCCTGTTTCAAAGGGACTATTGGCCGAGAGGTGCCCCCAGGGCTTAAGGGTCAGCAGCCTGAGCTGTCATCAGGGGCCTTGTCACCTTTGCTGATAATAAACCCTGGGAAAAGCTGTGGctagaaagagaaacacagagcaaacCCCGAGAACCTACCTGGACTCACAAGGCTCCTTCAGCCCCAGTTGCCAGTGGAGCCCTGGAGCCTGCTGGCCTTCCAGTGGGCACTgccaggggtggggtaggggcacTGGCTCTGAGGGCAGCTGAGGGTGTCATGCTCTCTGTCCCCGAATTTGTTCCCAACCTACCTCCACAAAGTGAGGGCTTAGGGCTAAATGACAACTTTGGATCAATTTAATGCCACAGAAGCAGAACTTGGAGGAGAGGCATGGGGGTTCCAGCTATGTGACCCTGGGTAAGGCATgtgccctctctgagccacaaTACCTCCACCTGTAAAGCAACAGGTTTGCCTGAGTTTCCCACCAGCACCTCCACCATTCTAATCTGTGAGCGTGGAAAGGGTGCCTCCGTCAGAGCACATCCTAGATGTGGCTGAGCCCTGCCTGCCCAGCAGCCAGGCATGTTGACGTGATCTTGTGGCACTGGGCTATGTTCCCTAGGGGGTGGTGGGTTGGTGGCTGGAGCTGAGCAGCTGCTACCCCCTTTACTTTATATTGCTTTTCATTCTTCATGTCtgtttagtattttctatattttcttattctcatgtataattgacataaagcaGGAATATGATCACATCACATGTGCCCAGTTTCCTCCCTTCGGCGTGGCCAGCCTTCCTCCCTGCTAATAGGAGTGTCCACCCCTCCGTCCAGGGAGCATCCATGTCCTCAACCTCATATACAGCCTTCAACACATTTCACATGCTCTGAAATCATATTTAGACATGTGTGTACATCTATGCACACACGTTTGCAGGGGTATCtgtaattttttcccattttataaacaCGAGACCGTGTCATGCACAGTGCATCTTGCTTTTCTACCATTCCCCGGCAGATGCAGGTGGTCCTCTCCAGTGGGCCTTAGTCTTCTCCATCCCCTTTACTTACCTCCTCCCCCGCTGGCTCCTGTGGGCCTTTAGACCGACCACCCTTCTCTAGATTAGTGGATCCTACCCTGTGAGTCTCACACATTGGGGCACCACAGGATTAGGACAAGGGGTCCTTGGATCCATGTGACCACCATGCTCTGGAACCAGAAGTGGGCAAGCTTTTCTggaagtttataaaaatatgacaaagactctattttccatttttttattcatctttgtttcctagggctactGCAACAAGTTACCACGAgcttggtggtttaaaacaacagaaatgtgttctctcacagtcctggaggccagaagtgtgAAATCAAGGGGTCAGGAGGGCCATGCTGCTTCTGATACTCCAGGGGAGGGTCATTCCTTTGCTCTTTTAGCTTCTGGAGGCCCCTTAGCTTGTGGCCGCTTAACTGCATCTCTGTCTCCACCTTCACATGCTCATCTTCTCTCAACTCTGTGTGTGCAAATCTCTCTGTCCTTTCTCTTTTAAAGGCTCTAGTCACTGGACTGTGGGCCCACCCTCCATCCAGGATGATttccatctcaagattcttaaatAATCATttctacaaagaccctatttctaaataaggccacattctgaaGTTCTGAGTAGACATGAATTTTAGGAGGACATTCTTCAACCCATTAGGGTTCTCTTTCATATCCTCCTGTCTTCTCTTCATGGTGTCTTTTTCTAATGTGCTTAATTGTATTaagtgtatttgtttgttttctctttcagattggtGTCTGTTCACTGGAGCTCTTGTGACTCACAGTGGATTGTTCCCTCGTGTACTTTGTCATCAAACTCAGAGCCCCCTTTTACAGGACCCCTTTTTCCTGGGAGGACCCTGCTGCCTGGGTTAGGAGCTTCACCCAGAATAACTGCACTTGCTTCTGCTCAGGACCCTCCAGGCCAGTCGTCTGTTGGGCAGTGATTGAGTTAATTTCCCAGGTTAGAGTTGTTGGACCTCAGAGATCATGCACATTTGGGCCCACTTCACAAGAACTGagattttgatttcttctgtggagacttaaaaaaaaaaaatccaaacctcCAGTGGAGGCGGATATCAGCCTTGACATTTCCTCTTGCTGAAGGACATGGTTTTCCTTGTCCACTCTTGCTCTGAGGCTGCAGGCCACACGGTCCTGGCTTCTCCAAAGTGTCTCAGCTCCAACTCCTTACCTTGTGCCACCCCACAGCCTCATTCCTGACCCAAGTGGGCATATAGACCGGCCTCCAGTTGGCCACGCTcaattctcccttctccctccccctcccacacacaaGCCGCAGTCACATCAACTTCACCACTGAAGATTCATGAGATCCTTGAGCAAATCATAAAACCCAAaactcttcctctcttctttgccTTGTTAAcctttatttgtcttttaagaCTTGACCCTtaatcacctcctccaggaagcctaaCTGGATTCCACCAACTCCATCTCCCATTGCTCCCAGACTGACACTTCTGTGAAGGAGCCTGGTGTGGGCAGGTCACCACAAGCTCCTAGGTCTTATCTGAGCACAACAAGTGAGGCAGGGAGTAAGGGAGGTATTGCAGGTGCAGCAGACAGGGTCCAAAGTGGATGGGCCTGAACACCTGAGAAATAAGTTGGATTTTAGCTGTAAGTGATGATGCCTCACTGACATTCTGTAAGGAGGGGCTGATCAATCACATTCCCACCTCGGAACTGTCACTCTGGCCGTTaggaggaaaacagaatggaggccgGCCAAGAAGCTGGGTGGCCAGTTTCCGGGCTAATTCCACAGTCGGGGTGTGTAATGATGGGCCTTGAGCAAAGACACTTTCAGAGGTGGAAAATGGGGGCAGACTTATGAAATATTCAGGGGACAAGCATTCACCTGGTCTTGATGATGGGGAGGGGCCAAGAGTGCCAGATATTTGATGTCCCCCAGGGCAACTGTAGCCTCACATCTCCCTCCTGCTCCCTTAACCTTCTCAGACCCCATGCCAGGTGCTCCCAgcacccccgcccctccctctGGGCACCCGGGTACTGAGTGCTTTGGGAAGGGAATCTAGGAAAGGGGTACACCAGCCAGAGGATCAGGGAGGCAGCCTGGGTTCCTGCCTCTGCATCTCCTTGAGGAGCCTCCCAATAAACATGCTCATCCTTCCCACCTGCACCTGGATGCTTGGCTTGTGTGTTTCAAGAtggtttgaattttttcaaaaaattaaaattctcagtCAGTCTAGCCAGTCCTAGTGAAGGACCACACGGTGAAACATGACAAGGGTCTTTCACAGGCTCTATTGCACGGAGCTGGCCAGGCAGCCAGAGGCGGCTCCTCATGAATCAGTCTCTGTTAGAACATCAGCGACTCAAAGCCTCGCTCTGCCCCTGGGAGTCTGACTGAACAGTGACAGAAGCGTTTATGATGAAATGTGGAAAGAGAGTCTGAGCCATCTTGGACGAAAAGACCTCCATGAttgatggtttgttttttttttttttaagtaatagaaacatgtatttctttgtaacttatctcaacataaaaacttatttttatattattataattgtaCTACATgtgatttgtcttttaaatattctacTCACTTTCCCATGTTACTGTGTAGCACTTttaactacattttattttttaagaagcaattttattgagatataattgacatgtaaaaatatgtaaatatttaatgtatacaactctGTGAGTTTGGGGATAAATATATactcatgaaaccatcaccactgtcaagGCCATAAACATATTCATCGCCTCCAAAgtttcctcccaccccctttaCTGTAATAATTATCATTTTGTGTACATGTGATAAGAACACCCCCTTCCTCCAATGATTACTGATTTCAGTTGTTCATTTGTCCAAAATGTACTGTGTCCACACCATGCCCAGGACTGACTTGGCCCAGAGACACAGAGGTGACAGCAGAGACTAGACATCTGTCCGCGTGGAACCTCTGGTGGAGGCGTCAGATGACAAACCCATAAACTTGTTAAATACTGTTACAAGAAAACTTCAGGTAGTGACCAGCACGATGAAGACAACAAACAGGGTCTTAGGACGTAGCATGATGGGCAGATGTACTTTTGGAAGATCCTTCTACACAGGTGACGTTTCAGCAGAGATCTGAAGACTGATAAAGAGGTGGCCATGTCCCAGAGGCAAAggaacagcttgtgcaaaggcgTTGAGGAGGGATCAAGATGCCATCGTGAGATTATGTGTAAGAGAGTTGTGGGATCTGGAGAGTCAAGTATCCAAGGAGCAATGAGCATTGGAGACTGAATGTCACAGGAAACATGTGAGCCACCATGTGTGACTCCACAGCCCATCAACACAGGCAGCCAGGACCGTGGAAGGTCTGGAGATGGGGGCACAGTTGAGGTGTGCGTGAGAGAACTGTGGAGGCTCTATTCATCTCTGTCCTAAAAAACTATTTACCATGTGTTTACTGTGTGTTGGGCACTGCAGATTCCACAGCAAAGCCCAGTTCCTGCCCTGAAGGAGCACCTGACTTAATGCAGAGACATTCAGTCTAGAGCACGTAAGGACAGGAAACACAAGGACACTTGAGAACTTTTCAGAGAACTCTCCAGCTGAACAGGGTTTGCAATTCTCTGTGCAAGTCCAGAGAGCAGGGCAAGTGGGCTTTGCACCCCCTAAGGAATGAAAGCTGCCCCAGAGGAGACGGACCACTGTGGGAGGTGATTTTGTGAGAGTCTTTCAAGCCAAGCTGTTGAACCAGTCTGGGGGCCGGGTGTGGGGGGGAGATGTGACGGATGGTTCCCAGAGGGTATCCCATGGAGCACTAGTCCATGATGTTCCACGAAAAACAAGAGTTCCCTGATCACATAAGCTTGGGAATCACTTACTGCTATATACCTCTTTTGGTAATTTTGTAATGCATACTAATCCATACAAGGTCCTAAGAAGTCCTGCAATAAAGAaatctgtttaactttttaaccCAGCTTTAAGTGAATTTGGCCAAATAAATTGTTCTTGTCTCgtcttaaaataagaattttatttcatttcttcttaagaTTTGCCTGCTTCTTGCTTCATCCCAGTACAGGAGTGGGTGGCAGCAGTGCAGGTCCTtcccctgcctcttccccacAGCTCTACTTGCCTGGCTTCTCTGGCCCTGGTGACACTAGGATGCTGGACTCTGAGCCTTTGTGGCTGAaaacaggagaggaagaaggcTTGGGGTGACTTCCCTGCCAACAGTTATATAAAGGGCTGCTGGTCTTAATGCATGCATGCCCACTGACACACGCACACAACTACACACTCAGTATGCACAAAGCACACCCCTTTAAAAGCTAGGCTGCTTCTGATTTCTAGTCAAACTTGGGGCAGTTAGGATCTGTGGATTTGgttggtttcatttttgttttctttttttcttttatctttgtattGAGGTTTTCAAAAAAGAACGTTATGGATGTGGCAGAAGGGACAAGATTTCTCTCTATGATTGACAGCAGGGACTGACGGGGACCAGAAGCTCCaggtaattaaaagaaaaagaaaaaaatatatatatatatatatatttctacatttatATAGGTCACTTTATGCATGAGTCCCAGAGAAGCAGGAAGCAGAAACAAAAAGACACTGACATACAGAAACACGTGTGTGTACCACATACTCAAGCACAGCAGTTCCTTTGCCTGCAGCAGCGGAAATCCCCACCCATTCAACCCACCTTCCCCtccaaaatagaaaagaaactctGCCTTTAAGAATGGGGCCGTCTAGTGGGAagctgttgcatagcacagggagatcagcttgatactttgcgatgacctagaggggtgggatggggagggtgggagggaggtgcaagagggaggggatatggggaatatatgtatacatatagctgtttcactttgtttgttgtacagcagaagctaacacaatattgtaaagccattagactccaataaagatacttttttaaaaaaagaaaaaaaatccaaagacaaaCAATTAAACTCaatcttatttttgttaaaaaaaaaaaagaacagggccaTCCAGTAATTTTTGACCTCctgaccacacacaaaaaaagaaaaattccagtcTAACATCAGCTTTAAGGCTGGCTGTGGCCATTTTCTTCCCCCCGCAGAGGCAGGACACGCTGTTTTGAACTCTGAGGCAGGAGGGCCACATCGCTGCCCCTCACAAATACTTCAGACAGTTGTCTTCAAGACCGTGCAGTTTTTTGCCAGCTCCTATTTTCATCCCCAAGAGAGTAGTTCAGATGGAAGGCATTCAGCCCTTGCGTCTTTTAAGATgacctctaggaggtgggttttAGTAAGCCGGGAAAAATTCTGGAGCCAGTGTCAGGCAGGGCCGAGCACCAGCTGGGGCCTAGGGACCCAGGGTCTCTGCTTTAAGCCTCCTGACCACCGGAAATTATTGCcctccagagatttttttttttaaataaagggaagGTGCACCGTACACCCCCCTCCACTGGGAGGAAGTGAGGCCCAATCCCTACCTACTCACCGGCACACCCCAAACCCATATACACACGCCAACGAAGGTGCCACCAGGGGCACAGGCATGCTTTGGCTGTGAGGCCCCTCCGGAGGCCCAGGGTGTGAACAGCTGCACAGAGGGCTGTGTGATGTGGAGTCAGCACCTTAGGAGGTGGGACGGGGGCGGTgggcagagaaggaagaagcTCAGGGTCCCGGTGGatcagaagaaggaaaaggggaagaggcGGTCAGGACACAGGAGACGGGAAAACAAAAACGACCAGAAAAGGGTCAAAAAgcagaaaatgtagaaaataagagagtgaaaagagaaagaggcaaaACAGAATGTGGGCAACCACACAAAACAGGAAGGAGACAGagcagaaggagggaagggagcagaaAAGAGAGCGAGATGGTTGGGGAAGGATGtgagcagggagagaggggagccaGGAGGAGCACATCAGAGGACGTCAGGGCTTGGAAACGAACTTCAGGTGAGAAGAGGAATCAGGAGCCCCTGGGCAAAGCCTCAGCCACTGACAAAATCCAGGTGGACCGAGAACACCAGGTCAGTCACATAAATCAGCAGGTTGATGGCTGTCAGACTGGCCACAGCCAGTCGTTGGTTCCAGGTACACACCAAGGAGGTGAGTCTATTGCTGCAGCTCACATCGCTGGACCGCTGGGGCTGGCCGCCGAACTTCTGGTTGAACTGGTAGAGCGGCCAGAGGACCAGAGCGGTGGCGTAGAGGAGGACGGAGAGCAGAGTGAGCACAACCTGGAAAATGGGGAAGGGGACGGGCAGCCTGTTGTCACACTTGCCCAGGTTCAGCAGAAGGGCCACAGATGACAGGAGAAAGCAGATGGAGTACACGGCCACGCACCACACGAGGGCCGGCTGGTGCAGGTACAGGTAGGGGCTGCTGATGAAGACAAAGATGACACAGGCCACAATGGTCTCCAGCCCCTTGAGCAGGCCTGGCACAGTGGCCATATAGCCTGTGATCATGTTGGGCTGGGCCCTAGTCCAGGCCACTTCCATGGCATAAGCCACAAAAGCGAGGCAGGAGAATGCAGTGGAGGTGATAGTGCGGTCCCGGTAGCGGCTATCGGGCAAGAACTGAATGTAGGTGGCGGGGTAGATGATGGAGGCCGAGAGGCAGAGGAGGGCAGAGTAGCAGTTGCAGGTGATGAGAAAGTTGTCCCAGGAGAAGGGGAAGTGATCCTCGAGCTCACATAACTCGACTATGAGGTTGATGAGGGTCACGACGAAGCAGAAGCACCAGATGAACATGGACCAGTTACCTATGGTCCCCTTCCAGGTGCCCACGCTGGCTCCCAGGGAGAAGGCCACGCAGGTGGAGAGCAGCTGCAGCCGTCGGAGGCAGCAACCCATAATGGTTGAGGAGCCCAGGCCTGCGGACGATTATGTGCTGGTCGTTCTGGTCCTACTGGTCACTGCCACCAACATGGCAGTGGTCTTCACCGAGGACCCACCAGAGGAAGATTCAGCTCTGGAGGAGGATTGATCAGACGCCTGGAAAGTCTCAGGGTTCTGTGATGGCTGAGGCTCAAGATCTCTGGAGTTCGAACCAATTGTCCACACACTTGGGTAATGGCGCTGCTGCTCCAGAATGACTCTCCCCACCCATCACCCTTGGCCTTCTCAGGAGACTTGTCTTATCCCAAGGTTCACAGCTGTGTTTGGTCTGGCATCAAACCATGAACATTTTTTTACCTCTTTGTGCTGCATGCCATTATCTACAGAGACACAGGGTAGCCTGACCCATATCTGTAACCACAACCCTTCAAGGCTCTGAAAactgaacaaaaatttttaaaaaaattgtttggtAACAAACATTGAACTGAACAGACACAAGACAATTTATGGTCTTTATTTTATGTAGTGTGACTGCTCAAAAGTTCAGTGTCAGAAACACTAATGTGTTTGATTACAAGGTGCTTTCAGACCCCAGTGGGTGTTATGTCCTATAGAGTAGATACACCAAGTTACATGATTGAAGctgaaaaattctgaattctgGAGCATATCTGACCCCAAGGATTTCAGAAAAGGGACTGTGGATTGTACTgctaaccccattttacagatgagaaaactaaggttgGGGGAATTAAGTCCTTCCCTAAGGTGGCATGGCTAGGGTGTGGGAAACCCAGATACAAATGCCAAAGGCATGGGTTTGAACCCTTTGCTCTGCAGCCCAGAATTTCAGCAGGGTCCATGGGTGGGAGCCCAGGACCAAAGCTCAGGCTCTGGGAACCCAGGACACACCTTCAGGGCCATGGGCTCCTTCCACAGCAACCCGAAGAGACGCGTATCCCCGCCTTTCCTCCCTGCAGCCGTCA
The genomic region above belongs to Phocoena phocoena chromosome 2, mPhoPho1.1, whole genome shotgun sequence and contains:
- the LOC136118524 gene encoding LOW QUALITY PROTEIN: myeloid-associated differentiation marker-like (The sequence of the model RefSeq protein was modified relative to this genomic sequence to represent the inferred CDS: substituted 1 base at 1 genomic stop codon), with product MLVAVTSRTRTTSTXSSAGLGSSTIMGCCLRRLQLLSTCVAFSLGASVGTWKGTIGNWSMFIWCFCFVVTLINLIVELCELEDHFPFSWDNFLITCNCYSALLCLSASIIYPATYIQFLPDSRYRDRTITSTAFSCLAFVAYAMEVAWTRAQPNMITGYMATVPGLLKGLETIVACVIFVFISSPYLYLHQPALVWCVAVYSICFLLSSVALLLNLGKCDNRLPVPFPIFQVVLTLLSVLLYATALVLWPLYQFNQKFGGQPQRSSDVSCSNRLTSLVCTWNQRLAVASLTAINLLIYVTDLVFSVHLDFVSG